Proteins co-encoded in one Quercus robur chromosome 8, dhQueRobu3.1, whole genome shotgun sequence genomic window:
- the LOC126696046 gene encoding G2/mitotic-specific cyclin S13-7-like yields MAIIAKLLGCFKNKVHHHTDNNNVALYQEQEESMYAFYKRIETQNQLSTDFLSFQPQVSVYVRNSLVDWLTSLHFSLDLLQPTLFLAVNIVDRFLSIEVVPSEHDLKQVAIVALVIACKFEENWSPSALTLMEEDEDGYSQQQIDAIEKNILQKLGWKLLVPTIHSFLVEIFYSCGYCDQEFKDMAFFFGEVALNNYHATISYSPSTLAVSAIYAAMCVLKKSHDSKQFLNTNQSHSKGEITFCAGMLQRLARMAPTGKLMITLAEKYSDQILILHSKK; encoded by the coding sequence ATGGCTATTATTGCTAAACTCCTTGGTTGTTTCAAGAACAAGGTGCACCATCATACCGACAACAACAACGTAGCACTAtatcaagaacaagaagaaagtATGTACGCCTTTTACAAACGTATTGAGACCCAGAATCAACTCAGCACTGACTTCTTGAGTTTCCAACCTCAAGTTTCTGTGTATGTAAGAAACTCTCTGGTTGATTGGTTGACGTCCCTCCATTTTTCTCTTGATCTTTTGCAACCGACTCTGTTTCTCGCTGTCAATATTGTCGATCGTTTCCTCTCTATTGAGGTTGTGCCGTCTGAACATGACTTGAAACAGGTGGCTATTGTTGCATTAGTCATTGCCTGTAAATTTGAGGAGAACTGGTCTCCTTCTGCCCTTACTTtaatggaggaggatgaggatGGTTACAGTCAACAGCAGATTGATGCCATCGAAAAAAACATTCTTCAAAAATTGGGGTGGAAGTTATTGGTTCCTACTATCCATTcctttttggttgaaattttttattcttgtggGTACTGTGATCAAGAGTTCAAGGATATGGCATTCTTTTTTGGTGAAGTGGCACTTAACAATTACCATGCTACTATCAGTTACTCTCCATCCACACTTGCTGTTTCTGCCATTTATGCTGCAATGTGCGTGCTAAAGAAAAGCCATGATTCCAAGCAATTTCTTAACACCAATCAATCTCATTCTAAAGGAGAAATCACCTTCTGTGCTGGAATGCTTCAACGGTTGGCGAGAATGGCACCCACTGGGAAACTGATGATAACCCTTGCTGAGAAGTATTCTGATCAAATATTGATATTACATTCCAAAAAGTAG
- the LOC126694989 gene encoding isopentenyl-diphosphate Delta-isomerase I, whose translation MRTTTVAAAAAARLSSFPLLIQQQQPTSFVNYRHNLFSSSTSSAFALRLPKVSRLTARTFSSFQVAMGDAPDAGMDAVQRRLMFEDECILVDESDRVVGHESKYNCHLWEKIESGNMLHRAFSVFLFNSKYELLLQQRSATKVTFPLVWTNTCCSHPLYRESELIDEDHLGVRNAAQRKLLDELGIPAEDVPVDQFIPLGRILYKAPSDGKWGEHELDYLLFIVRDVNNNPNPDEVADVKYVNRDQLKELLRKADAGEEGLKLSPWFRLVVDNFLFKWWDHVEKGTLKEAADMKTIHKLT comes from the exons ATGCGTACGACTAccgttgctgctgctgctgctgccagACTCTCCTCCTTTCCACTAttaatacaacaacaacaacccactTCTTTTGTAAACTATCGACATaatcttttctcttcttctacttcttccGCTTTTGCCCTTCGTCTCCCCAAAGTCTCTCGTCTCACCGCGAGGACATTCTCGTCTTTTCAAGTCGCCATGGGAGACGCTCCTGACGCCGGCATGGACGCCGTCCAGCGACGCCTCATGTTTGAAGACGA ATGCATTTTGGTGGATGAGAGTGACCGTGTCGTTGGTCATGAATCCAAATACAATT GCCATTTGTGGGAAAAAATTGAATCTGGAAATATGCTACATAGAGCTTTCAGCGTATTTCTGTTCAACTCTAAATATGAGTTGCTTCTTCAG CAACGTTCTGCAACGAAGGTAACATTCCCTCTTGTGTGGACAAACACCTGCTGCAGCCATCCACTATATCGTGAATCTGAGCTTATTGACGAGGATCATCTTG GTGTAAGGAATGCTGCACAAAGAAAGCTTTTGGATGAGCTGGGTATTCCTGCTGAAGATGTGCCAGTTGATCAGTTCATCCCGCTGGGTCGCATTCTGTACAAGGCACCTTCTGATGGCAAGTGGGGGGAGCATGAAC TTGATTACCTACTTTTCATTGTCCGAGATGTTAACAACAATCCAAACCCTGATGAAGTAGCTGATGTTAAATATGTGAACCGGGATCAATTGAAAGAGCTGTTGAGGAAAGCTGATGCTGGTGAAGAAGGTTTGAAGCTGTCCCCTTGGTTCAGACTGGTCGTGGACAATTTCCTCTTCAAGTGGTGGGACCATGTTGAGAAAGGGACCCTGAAGGAAGCTGCTGACATGAAAACCATTCACAAGTTGACTTAA